A region from the Lolium perenne isolate Kyuss_39 chromosome 4, Kyuss_2.0, whole genome shotgun sequence genome encodes:
- the LOC127292970 gene encoding glycerol-3-phosphate acyltransferase RAM2, whose protein sequence is MGGTETMAPSPFPTVDKCSSADRSGDTVVADLDGTLLCGRSSFPYFAHMAFETGGLLRLLLLILLAPPAGLLYYFVSESAGIQVLIFASTTGVKIADVEGVARAVLPKFYCSDLHPESWRVFSSCGRRFVLTANPRIMVEAFLKEYVGADAVLGTELLVWGDRATGLVRSPGVLVGENKADALRKAFGDATPEIGLGDRKTDYPFMRLCKEGYVVPPAPKLRPVPREDLPKPVIFHDGRIVQKPSPALALLTVLWIPIGFVLSCLRIAAGSLLPMRIVYHAFMALGVRVTVKGNPPPPASRETGQTGVLFICSHRTLLDPIFLSTALGRPITAVTYSVSRLSELLSPIRTVRLTRDRAADAAMIRRLLQEGDLVICPEGTTCREPFLLRFSALFAELTDEIVPVAMENQMSMFHGTTARGWKGLDPFYFFMNPSPGYVVTFLNKLPHELTCKGGKTSHEVANYIQRLIASTLSYECTSFTRKDKYKALAGNDGSVVSKPNIDKKKFMGS, encoded by the coding sequence ATGGGGGGCACCGAGACGATGGCCCCGTCACCGTTCCCGACGGTGGACAAGTGCTCCTCCGCGGACCGGAGCGGCGACACGGTGGTGGCCGACCTGGACGGCACGCTCCTGTGCGGCCGCAGCTCCTTCCCGTACTTCGCGCACATGGCCTTCGAGACGGGCGGCCTGCTCCGGCTCCTGCTGCTCATCCTCCTCGCGCCGCCCGCGGGGCTCCTCTACTACTTCGTGTCCGAGTCGGCGGGCATCCAGGTGCTCATCTTCGCGTCCACGACCGGCGTCAAGATCGCCGACGTCGAGGGCGTCGCGCGCGCCGTGCTACCCAAGTTCTACTGCTCCGACCTCCACCCGGAGTCGTGGCGCGTGTTCTCGTCGTGCGGGCGTCGGTTCGTGCTCACCGCCAACCCCAGGATCATGGTCGAGGCCTTCCTCAAGGAGTACGTCGGCGCCGACGCCGTGCTCGGCACGGAGCTCCTGGTCTGGGGCGACAGGGCCACCGGGCTCGTCCGCTCCCCCGGCGTGCTCGTCGGCGAGAACAAGGCCGACGCGCTCCGGAAGgcgttcggcgatgccacgcccgagATCGGCCTCGGCGACAGGAAGACGGACTACCCGTTCATGCGGCTGTGCAAGGAAGGGTACGTGGTGCCCCCGGCGCCGAAGCTGAGGCCCGTACCGCGGGAGGACCTGCCGAAGCCGGTGATCTTCCACGACGGACGGATCGTGCAGAAGCCGTCCCCGGCGCTCGCGCTGCTCACCGTGCTCTGGATCCCCATCGGGTTCGTGCTCTCCTGCCTCCGCATCGCCGCGGGCTCGCTCCTGCCCATGCGCATTGTGTACCACGCCTTCATGGCGCTCGGCGTGCGCGTCACCGTCAAGGGCAACCCGCCACCACCAGCAAGCCGTGAAACCGGCCAGACCGGTGTGCTATTCATCTGCTCCCATCGCACCCTCCTTGACCCCATCTTCCTCTCCACCGCCCTCGGTCGGCCGATCACCGCAGTCACCTACTCGGTTTCACGGCTGTCCGAGCTCCTGTCGCCGATCCGCACGGTGCGGCTGACCCGTGACCGCGCGGCGGACGCGGCCATGATCCGGCGGCTGCTCCAGGAGGGCGACCTGGTGATCTGTCCCGAGGGCACGACGTGCCGGGAGCCGTTCCTGCTACGGTTCTCGGCGCTGTTCGCGGAGCTTACTGACGAGATCGtgccggtggcgatggagaaccagATGAGCATGTTCCACGGCACGACGGCGCGGGGGTGGAAGGGGCTCGACCCCTTCTACTTCTTCATGAACCCGAGCCCGGGCTACGTGGTGACTTTCCTCAACAAGCTCCCCCATGAGCTCACATGCAAGGGCGGCAAGAccagccacgaggtggccaactaTATTCAGAGACTCATCGCCTCCACGCTCTCCTATGAGTGCACCAGCTTCACCAGGAAGGACAAGTACAAGGCACTCGCGGGCAACGACGGTTCTGTCGTCTCCAAGCCCAACATCGACAAGAAAAAGTTCATGGGTTCCTAA